The Comamonas endophytica sequence GGCAGGCCGCAGTTGGCCATGGCGAAGAACAGCGCGAAGGCGGCGAACTTGGGCATGGTGTTCACCACGCCGCCGTAGGCTGCGATCTCACGCGAATGCACGCGGTCGTACAGCACGCCGATGGACAGGAACATCGCGCCCGACACGAAGCCGTGGGCGATCATCTGCACCAGGCCGCCCGAGACGCCCAGGTCGTTGAAGATGAAGAAGCCCAGCGTCACGAAGCCCATGTGCGCGACGGACGAGTAAGCCACCAGCTTCTTCATGTCGCGCTGCACCAGCGCCACCATGGCCACGTAGATCACGGCGATCAGCGACAGCGCGATCATCAGCCACGCCCATTCGCGCGTGGCGTCGGGAGCGATGGGCATCGAGAAGCGCAGGAAACCATAGGCGCCAAGCTTGAGCATGATCGCCGCCAGCACGGCCGAGCCACCGGTGGGCGCCTCGACGTGCACGTCGGGCAGCCAGGTATGCACCGGCCACATCGGCACCTTCACGGCGAACGCCGCGAAGAAGGCGAAGAACAGCAGCGTCTGGGCCGTGCCCGACAGCGGCATCGCGTGCCAGGTCGCGATGTCGAAGCTGCCGCCCGACTGCACGTACAGATAGATCAGCGCGATCAGCATCAGCAGCGAGCCGAGCAGCGTGTACAGGAAGAACTTGAACGCGGCGTAGATCTTGTTCGGGCCGCCCCAGATGCCGATGATCAGGTACATCGGAATCAGCGTGGCTTCGAAGAACACGTAGAACAGCATGCCGTCGAGCGCGCTGAACACGCCGATCATCAGGCCCGACAGGATCAGGAACGCGGCCATGTACTGGTTCACGCGCTCGGTGATCGACTCCCAGGAGGCGATCACCACGATCACCGTGATGAAGGCCGTCAGCGGCACGAACCAGAACGACAGGCCGTCAACCCCGAGGTGGTAATTGACGTTGAAGCGCTCGATCCAGAGCACCTTCTCGACGAACTGCGCGGCGGCCGTGCCGTTGTCGAACCCCTGGTACAGCGGCAGCGTGACCGCCAGGCCGACCAGGGCACCAACCAGCGCCAGCCAGCGAACGGCACGTGCGTGCTCCTCGCGGCCCAGGGCCAGCAGCAGGACACCGAAGACGATCGGAGTCCAGATGGCAAGACTCAACAAACCCATTTTTGTTCTTCCTTACTTGTTGAGCCAGACGAAGTAGGTCATGAGCAGGAAGATGCCCAGGATCATGACCAACGCGTAGTGGTAGATGTAGCCGGTCTGCAGCGCGCGCGCCCAGGCGGCGATGCGCGCCACGAGCTTCCACGAGCCATTGACCACGGCGCCGTCGATGACCGCCTGGTCGCCGAACTTCCACAGGCTGAAGCCCAGGCCGCGCGTGCCGCGCGCCAGCACGTTCTCGTTGAACCAGTCGAGGTAGTACTTGTTCTCGAGCAGGTTGTAGATCGGCATGCTGCGGCGCTTGATGGCCGCCGGCAGCGCCGGGTTGACCATATACATGTAGTAGGCCAGCGCCACGCCGGCGAGCGCCAGCCAGAAAGGCGCGGTCTGCAGGCCGTGCAGAGCCATCGCCGCGGCGCCGTGGAAGATGCCTTCGATGCCGGCCATCGCGCCGTGCTTGCTGCCGTCGACGGTGATGACGCCGTCGAAGAAGGAGCCGAACAGCATGTGCTCGATGGCGAAGTAGCCGATGAACACCGAGGGAATCGCCAGCAGCACCAGCGGCACGGTCACGACCCAGGGCGACTCGTGCGGCTTGGTATCTGGGCCATGGCCGTGGTGGTCGTCATGCGCATGGTGGTCGTCATGGTGCGCGTCGGGGTTCTGGTCATAGCGTTCCTTGCCGTGGAAGACCAGGAAGTACATGCGGAACGAGTAGAACGCCGTGACGAACACGCCGGCCAGCACCGCGAAGTGCGCGAACCCGGCCGCGGGCAGCTGGCTGAAGTGCACCGCCTCGATGATCATGTCCTTCGAGTAGAAGCCCGAGAACAGCGGCGTGCCGATCAGCGCCAGCGAGCCCAGCAGCGAGGTGATCCAGGTGATGGGCATGTACTTGCGCACGCCACCCATCCAGCGCATGTCCTGGTTGTGGTGCAGGCCCATGATGACGGAACCCGCGCCGAGGAACAGCAGCGCCTTGAAGAAGGCGTGCGTCATCAGGTGGAACACGGCGACCGAGTAGGCCGAGGCGCCCAGCGCGACGGTCATGTAGCCCAGCTGCGACAGCGTGGAGTAGGCGACGACGCGCTTGATGTCGTTCTGGATGATGCCCAGGAAGCCCATGAACAGCGCGGTAATCGCTCCGATGATCAGGATGAAGTTCAGCGCGGTGTCCGACAGCTCGAACAGCGGCGACATGCGCGACACCATGAAGATGCCGGCCGTCACCATGGTGGCGGCGTGGATCAGCGCGGAGATCGGGGTCGGGCCTTCCATCGAGTCGGGCAGCCAGACGTGCAGCGGGAACTGCGCCGACTTGCCCATCGCGCCGATGAACAGGCAGATGCAGATGACGGTGATCAGCATCCAGTCGGTGCCGGGGAAGCTCAGCGCGCCCAGTTCCTGCGACCTGGCGAAGATCTCGGTGTAGTTGAGCGTGCCGGCGTAGGCGCCGATCAGGCCGATGCCCAGGATGAAGCCGAAGTCGCCCACGCGGTTGACCAGGAAGGCCTTCATGTTGGCGAAGATCGCCGTCGGCTTGTTGTACCAGAAGCCGATCAGCAGGTAAGACACCAGGCCCACCGCTTCCCAGCCGAAGAACAGCTGCAGCAGGTTGTTGCTCATCACCAGCATCAGCATGGAGAAGGTGAACAGCGAGATGTACGAGAAGAAGCGGTTGTAGCCCGCGTCTTCGTGCATATATCCAATGGTGTAGAGGTGGACCATCAGCGACACGAAGGTCACGACGACCATCATCATCGCGGTGATGCTGTCGACCATGAAGCCGACTTCCATCTTCAGGCTGCCCACCTGCATCCAGGTGTAGAGCGTTTCGTTGAAGCTGGCGCCGTCCATCATGACGCTCTTGAGCGTGAAGGCGGAGAGCACGAAGGCGATGAACACGCCGAGGATGGTCAGCGAGTGGCTGGCGGCGCGGCCGATGCGGTTGCCGCCGAAGGCCGTGCCGAACAGGCCGGCAAGCGCCGAGCCCACCAGCGGCGCCAGGGGCACGGCCAGCAGGGTGGATGCGGAGAGGGTTTGACTCATTTCTGAAGAACCTTGCTTGTTGCGGCCGCTCAACCCTTGAGGGTGTCGAGGTCTTCCGCGTTGATGCTGGACTTGTTACGGAACAGCAACACCAGGATGGCCAGGCCGATCGCCGATTCGGCAGCCGCCACGGTCAGGATGAAGAACACGAACACCTGGCCGTGCATGTCACCGAGATAGTGGGAGAAAGCCACGAAATTCATGTTCACGGCCAGCAGCATCAGCTCGATGGCCATGAGCAGGACGATCAGGTTCCTGCGGTTCAGAAAGATGCCGATGACAGCGATGGCGAACAGCGCCGCCCCCAGTGTCAGGAAATGCCCGAGTGTGAGCGTCATGCCTTTGTCTCCTGCGCGGCGGCGTTGCCTGCGTCTTCTTGTACCTGCGGCGCGAGGGTCGGCGCCACCTTCACGATGCGCACGCGGTCCTGGGCACGCACACGGATCTGCTCCGATGGGTTGATCGCCTTGCTGTCCTTGCGCCGGCGCAGCGTCAGGGCAATGGCCGCCACCATCGCCACCAGCAGGATCGTGGCCGCGATTTCCACCGGGTACAGGTACTCGGTGTAGAGCAGGCGGCCCAGTTCCTTGGTGTTCGAGTAGGGCTCGGGCTGGCCGGCGGCGTTGAGCACCGTGGTGGCGATCGCCTTGGGTTCCTCGATGCTGCTGAAGCCGTTCATCAGCACCATGCCCATTTCAAACACGATCAGCACGCCGATGAAGGCGGCCAGCGGGAAATGCTTCCAGAAGCCCTGGCGCAGCGCGTCGATGCGGATGTCAAGCATCATCACCACGAACAGGAAGAGCACCATGACGGCGCCCAGGTAGACCAGCACCAGCGCGATGGCCAGGAACTCGGCCCGCAGCAGCAGCCAGATCGCGGCGGCCTGCGAGAAGGCCAGGATCAGGTTGAGCACGGCGTGCACGGGGTTGCGCGCCGTCACCACGCGGAACGAGGCCACGAGCAGCACCACCGCGAACAGATAGAAAAAAGCAGTTTTGGCGTCCATGAATCGAATCTTCTTGGGTGTTCAGGCGCCGCCTCAGCGGTACTTGGCATCGGCCGCGCGCGCGGCGGCGATGTCGGCTTCGTAGCGGTCGCCAACGGCCAGCAACATGTCCTTGGTGAAGTACAGGTCGCCGCGTTTCTCGCCGTGGTATTCGAGGATGTGCGTCTCGACGATCGAGTCGACCGGGCAGCTTTCCTCGCAGAAGCCGCAGAAGATGCACTTCGTCAGGTCGACGTCGTAGCGCGTGGTGCGGCGCGTGCCGTCCTCGCGCACATCCGACTCGATGGTGATGGCCATCGCCGGGCACACGGCCTCGCACAGCTTGCAGGCGATGCAGCGCTCTTCGCCGTTGTCGTAGCGGCGCAGCGCGTGCAGGCCGCGAAAGCGCGGCGACAGGGGCGTCTTCTCCTCGGGGAACTGCACCGTCACCTTGCGGCGGAAGGCGTAGCGGCCCGTGAGCGTCATGCCCTTGACCAGCTCCCAGAGCATGAAGCTCTTGAAGAAGTCCTTGATAGAAAAGTTCGTAGCAGCAACAGCAGCCATTTGTGTCCCCGCTTAATTCCAGATGTTCCAAGGCGAGTGCAGCCAGGCACCCACGATGACCAGCCACACCAGGGTGACCGGGATAAAGATCTTCCAGCCCAGACGCATGATCTGGTCGTAGCGGAAGCGCGGGAAGGTGGCGCGGATCCAGATGAACATCGACACGACGACGAAGGTCTTGATACCGAGCCAGATCCAGCCGGGGATGAACGACAGGAAGTCGAACGGTGGCAGCCAGCCGCCCAGGAACATCACCACCGCCAGGATGGACACGAGCCACATGCTGGCGTATTCGGCCAGGAAGAAGATCGCGAAGCCCATGCCCGAGTACTCGACCATGTGGCCGGCCACGATCTCGGCTTCGCCTTCGACCACGTCGAAGGGGTGGCGGTTGGTTTCGGCCACGCCCGAGATCAGGTAGACGAGGAAGATCGGCAGCAGCGGCAGCCAGTTCCACGACAGGATGCCCATGCCCATGTCGGCGGCCATGCCCGTGCCCTGGCTCAGGACGATCGAGGTCAGGTTCATGCTGCCCGAGACCATGATCACGACCAGGAAGCAGAAGCCCATGGCGATTTCATAGCTGACCATCTGCGCCGAGGCGCGCAGCGCGCCCAGGAAGGCGTACTTCGAGTTCGAGGCCCAGCCGGCGATGATCACGCCATAGACCTCGATCGAGGTGATGGCCATGATCAGCAGGATGCCGGCGTTGACGTTGGCCAGCGCGACATCGGGGCCGAAGGGAATCGCCACCCAGCCAGCGAGCGCCGGCATGATGGCCATGACTGGGCCCAGGAAGAACAGGCCCTTGCTGGCGGCCGTCGGCTGGATGATTTCCTTGGTCAGCAGCTTCAGGCCGTCGGCCAGCGGCTGCAGCAGGCCGAAGGGGCCCACGCGGTTGGGGCCGTGGCGCACCTGCATGAAGCCCAGCAGCTTGCGCTCCCACAGCGTCAGGTAGGCGACGGCGCCCATCAGCGGCGCGACGATGGCGACGATCTTCAGCAGGATCCAGAGCACCGGCCAGACCACGGCGGTCCACCAGGCACCGGCGAACAGCCCGAGGCCGCCGTTGTACAGAGCGTCGATCATGCGGCACCTCCGTCACGGGCCTGGCCGTCTGCCCTGGCATCGGCCGTGGCCTGCAGCGGCGGCGAGCGGCGCACGATGCCGTCGAGCTGGTAGATGCGGGCCACGACCGGCTCGGCGATGGCTTCGCGGCGCACGGCCATGGGGGCCAGCGCGGCGTTGTTCAGAATGTCTGCAGGCACCTGCTCTGCTCCTTGCGCAATTTCGGCCAGCACTTCCTGCGCCGTTTCGTAGGCCATGCCGGGCACGCCCAGCAGGTTGGCCAGCACGCGCAGCACCTTCCAGGCAGGGCGCGTATCGCCCAGCGGACGCACCACGGCATGGAAGCTCTGGATGCGGCCTTCGGCGTTGACGAAGGTCCCCGGGGTTTCCGAGAAGGGCGCGATCGGCAGCAGCACGTCGCTGATGTCCATGTTGGCCTTGAAGGGGCTCAGCGTGACGACCATCTGCGCGCCGTCCAGGCCGCGGGCACCGGCCGCCGAATCGAATGCGGGTTCGGTGTTGATCAGCAGCGCCGCCTTGAGGCCGCCCGCCGCCAGCATCTGGCCGGCGTTGAGGCCACCGGCCTGCGGCTGGGCCTTGACCCACTGCGCGCCGACGGTGTTGGCGGCTTCGGTCAGGTAGCCGACGCTGGCACCGGTCTGCGCGCCGATCCACTGCGCCAGGGCCAGCAGGCTCGAGGCATGCGCATGGTGCGCTGCGGCGTTGCCCAGCAGGATCGCCTTGCGCTCGCCCGACAGCAGCGCCTTGGCAATGGCCTGGGCCTGCTCGTTCGAGGCAGCGGTCTGCACGGGAGCGTCGATGCCCTTCTCCTGGGCCACGGCAGCGGCCACATCGGCCAGTGCCTGCGCCCAGTCGGCGGCGTTGACCACGGATTGCGCGACGGGCATGGCCCAGTCGAATTCCTGGCCGTTGATGGCATGCACCTGGCAGCCCTTGCGCGTTGCCTGGCGGATGCGCTGGGCAAACAGCGGATGGTCCTTGCGCAGGTTGGAGCCGATGACCAGCACCGACTGCAGCTGCGACAGCGAGGAAATCGTGGTGCCCAGCCATTGCACGCCGGCCGCAGGTGCGAACTCGGCATGGCGCAGGCGGTGGTCGATGTTGTCGCTGCCCAGGCCGCGCATCAGCTGGGCTGCGAGGTGCAGCTCTTCGAGCGTGCTGTGCGGGCTGACCAGCGCGCCGATGGCGTTGGCGCCATGGTCCTGCTTGATCTGCTGCAAGCCGTTGGCCACGTATTCGAGCGCCGTCTGCCAGTCGACTTCACGCCATTCGCCACCCTGCTTGAGCATGGGGCGCGTCAGGCGCTCCTCGCTGTTGAGCGCTTCGTAGGAGAAACGGTCGCGGTCGGCCAGCCAGCATTCGTTGACGGCTTCGTTCTCCAGCGGCAGAACGCGCATGACGCGGTGGTTCTTGACCTGGACGATCAGGTTGGCGCCGGTGGAATCGTGCGGGCTGACGGACTTGCGGCGCGACAGCTCCCAGGTGCGGGCCTGGTAGCGGAAGGGCTTGCTGGTCAGCGCGCCCACCGGGCAGATGTCGATCATGTTGCCCGAGAGCTCGGAGTCGATGGTGTCGCCGGCCACGGTGGTGATCTCGGAATGCTCGCCGCGGTGGATCATGCCCAGTTCCATCACGCCGGCCACTTCCTGGCCGAAGCGCACGCAACGGGTGCAGTGGATGCAGCGCGTCATTTCCGCCATGGAGACCAGCGGGCCGACGTTCTTGTTCAGAACGACGCGCTTTTCTTCCTCATAGCGCGAGCTGCCGTCGCCATAGCCCACGGCCAGATCCTGCAGCTGGCATTCGCCGCCCTGGTCGCAGATCGGGCAGTCCAGCGGGTGATTGATGAGCAGGAACTCCATCACCGATTGCTGCGCCTTGATGGCCTTCTCGCTCTTGGTGCGCACGATCATGCCCTGCGTCACCGGAGTGGCGCAGGCAGGCATCGGCTTGGGCGCCTTTTCGACGTCCACCAGGCACATGCGGCAGTTGGCCGCGATGGAAAGCTTCTTGTGGTAGCAGAAGTGAGGAATGTAGGTACCGGCCTTCTCGGCGGCATGCATGACCATGCAGCCTTCGGCAACTTCCACCTTCTGACCGTCCAGTTCAATTTCAACCATATGCTTGTCTCGCGATCAAACCGCCGAGGCGGTCTGCTTGGAAGCGCTCTGGATCTTCGCTTCGAACTCCGGGCGGAAATGCTTGATCATGGCGCGCACCGGCATCGCTGCCGCATCGCCCAGCGCACAGATCGTGCGCCCCATGATGTTCACGGACACCGAGTCCAACAGCTCGATGTCTTCGGGACGGCCCTGGCCGTGCTGGATGCGGTGCACCACGCGCCACAGCCAGCCCGTGCCTTCGCGGCAGGGCGTGCACTGGCCGCAGGACTCGTGCGAATAGAAGTACGACAGGCGCAGCAGGCACTCGACCATGTCGCGCGAGTCGTCCATGACGATCACGGCGCCCGAGCCGAGCATCGAGCCGGCCTTGGCGATCGAGTCGTAGTCCATCGTGCACTGCATGATGACGTCGGCCGGCAGCACCGGAGACGACGAGCCGCCGGGAATGACAGCCTTGAGCTTGCGGCCCTTGCGCACGCCGCCGGCGAGCTCGAGCAGCTTGGAGAACGGCGTGCCCATCGGCACTTCGTAGTTGCCCGGCAGCTCGACGTCGCCGCTGACCGAATAGATCTTGGTGCCGCCGTTGTTCGGCTTGCCGCACTCGAGGTAGGCCTGGCCGCCGTTGCGGATGATCCAGGGCACCGCCGCGAAGGTCTCGGTGTTGTTGATCGTCGTCGGCTTGCCGTACAGGCCGAAGCTGGCCGGGAACGGCGGCTTGAAGCGCGGCTGGCCCTTCTTGCCTTCGAGCGATTCGAGCAGCGCAGTTTCCTCGCCGCAGATGTAGGCGCCGAAACCATGGTGCGCGTGCAGCTGGAAGCTGAAGCCGCTGCCCATGATGTTGTCGCCCAGGAAGCCGGCTTCGCGGGCTTCCTGCAGCGCGGCTTCGAAGCGGTCATAGACCTCGAAGATCTCGCCGTGGATGTAGTTGTAGCCCACGGTGATGCCCATGGCGTAGGCCGCGATGGCCATGCCCTCGATCACGATGTGCGGGTTGAACATCAGGATGTCGCGGTCCTTGCAGGTGCCGGGCTCGCCCTCGTCCGAGTTGCACACCAGGTGCTTCTGGCCGGGGAACTGGCGCGGCATGAAGCTCCACTTCAGGCCCGTGGGGAAACCCGCGCCGCCGCGGCCGCGCAGTCCCGATTCCTTGACGGTGGCGATCACCTGGTCCTGTGTCAGGCCTTCGCCGCCGTCCTGGGCCAGGACCTTGCGCAGCGCTTCGTAGCCGCCGCGCGCGACATAGTCCTTGAGCGACCAGTTGCTGCCGTCGAGGCCGGCATAGATCTGCGGCTCGATGTGGCGGTCGTGGAAGCAGGTCTCATTGCCCGACGACGCGAAGCGCGCCAGGACGTCTTGTGCTGCCTGGCTCATGCTTGGCCTTCCGCGGCGCGCAGGCCGTCCACCAGCTCGTCGAGCTTTTCGTTGCTCATGAAGCTGCACATGTTGCGGTCGTTGACCAGCATGACCGGCGAGTCGGCGCAGGCGCCCAGGCACTCGGACTGCTGCAGCGTGAACAGGCCGTCGGCCGTGGTCTCGCCCATCTTGATGCCCAGCTTGGACTCCAGGTGGTGCAACGCCTTGTAGCCGTCGCGCAGCTGGCACGGCAGGTTGGTGCAGACGTTGAGCTTGTACTTGCCCACCGGCTGCTGGTTGTACATGTTGTAGAAGGTCGTGACTTCATGCACGGCGATCTGCGGCATGCCCAGGTACTCGGCGATCAGCGCCTCGCTCTCCGGGCTGACCCAGCCCTGCTCCTGCTGGACGATGGACAAGCAGGCCATCACGGCCGACTGCTTCTGGTCGGCAGGGTACTTGGCCACCTCGCGCGCAAAGCGCGCCTTAGTCGCTTCAGTAATCATCGGTCAATCTCTCCGAACACGATATCCATGGTGCCGATGATCGCCACGGCGTCGGCAATCATGTGGCCGCGGGCCATCTCGTCGAGCGTTTGCAGGTGTGCAAAGCCAGGCGCGCGGATCTTCAGGCGATAGGGCTTGTTGGCCCCGTCGCTCACCAGGTAAATGCCAAATTCGCCCTTGGGGTGCTCGACGCAGGCATAGGCCTCGCCTTCGGGCACGTGGAAACCTTCGGTGAAGAGCTTGAAGTGGTGGATCAGCTCTTCCATGTTGTTCTTCATCGACTCGCGCGATGGCGGCGCCACCTTGTGGTTGTCGGTGATGACCGGACCGGGGTTGGCGCGCAGCCAGTCCACGCACTGCTTGATGATGCGGTTGGACTCGCGCATCTCGGCCACGCGCACCAGATAGCGGTCGTAGCAGTCGCCGGTGACGCCCACGGGCACGTCGAAATCCAGCTCGCCATAGACCTCGTAGGGCTGGCTCTTGCGCAGGTCCCAGGCAATGCCCGAGCCACGCAGCATCGGGCCGGTCATGCCCAGGTTCAGCGCGCGCTCGGGCGTGACGACGCCGATGCCCACGGTGCGCTGCTTCCAGATGCGGTTCTCGGTCAGCAGGGTCTCGTACTCGTCCACGCACTTGGGGAAGCGCTGCGTGAAGTCGTCGATGAAGTCCAGCAGCGAGCCCTGGCGGTTGCGGTTCAGGGCTTCGATGGCCTTGGCGTTCTTGACCTTGCTGACCTTGTACTGGGCCATGCTCTCGGGCAGGTCGCGGTACACGCCGCCCGGACGGAAATAGGCCGCGTGCATGCGCGCGCCCGACACCGCCTCGTACATGTCCATCAGGTCTTCGCGTTCGCGGAAGGTGTAGATCAGGATGGTCGAGCTGCCGCAGTCGTTGCCGTGCGAGCCCAGCCACATCAGGTGGTTCATCAGGCGCGTGATCTCGGCGAACATCACGCGGATGTACTGCGCGCGCTTGGGCACCTCGATGCCCAGCAGCTTCTCGATCGCCAGGCAGTAGGCATGCTCGTTGGACATCATCGACACGTAGTCGAGGCGGTCCATGTAGGGCAGCGACTGGATGTAGGTCTTGTGCTCGGCGAGCTTTTCGGTCGCGCGGTGCAGCAGCCCGATGTGCGGGTCGGCGCGCTGCACCACTTCGCCATCGAGCTCGAGCACCAGCCGCAGCACACCGTGCGCTGCCGGGTGCTGCGGGCCAAAGTTCAGGGAATAGTTTTTGATTTCAGCCATGTGCGTCTACTCGAGAGGTGCGCGGCACCTCAGTGCAGGCCTCCGTAGTTCTCTTCGCGGATGATGCGCGGGATGATCTCGCGCGGCTCGATGGTCACCGGCTGGTACACCACGCGGCGCTGCTCGGGGTCGTAGCGCATCTCGACATGGCCGGAGAGCGGGAAGTCCTTGCGGAACGGATGGCCGATGAAGCCGTAGTCGGTCAGGATGCGGCGCAGGTCGTTGTGGCCGTCGAAGACGATGCCGAACAGGTCGAAGGCCTCGCGCTCGAACCAGTTGGCGGCATTCCAGATCTCGCTGACCGAGGCCACGAGCGGGAAGTCGTCATCGGGGCAGAACACGCGCACGCGCACGCGCTGGTTCAGGCTCACCGACAGCAGGTGCGAGACCGCGGCGTAGCGCGGGCCGTCGCGGCCGACTTCGGCATAGGTCGAGTAGTCGACGCCACACAGGTCGATCAGCTGCTCGAAGCGGCAGTCGGGATGGCTCTTGAGCAGCTCCATCGCCGAGAGGTACTGCGCTGCCGACACTTCGACGGTCACTTCGCCCAGGGCCAAGGTCACGCTGCGGGCGCGATCGCCCAATGCAGCGGCCACCAGATCCCGAAGCTTTTCGGGCTGAATTGCAATTGCGGTCATCATCAACCCTTCAGACGCGAGCGATGGTATTGGTGCGGCGAATCTTCTGCTGCAGCTGGATGATCCCGTAGATCAGCGCCTCGGCCGTCGGCGGGCAGCCGGGCACGTAGACATCGACCGGGACGATGCGGTCGCAACCGCGCACCACGGAATAGCTGTAGTGGTAGTAGCCACCGCCATTGGCGCAGGTGCCCATGGAAATGACCCAGCGCGGCTCCGACATCTGGTCGTAGACCTTGCGCAGGGCCGGAGCCATCTTGTTGCACAGCGTGCCGGCAACAATCATCAGGTCGGATTGCCGTGGGCTGGCGCGGAACACCTCGGCGCCGAAGCGTCCGATGTCATAGCGTGCCGCAGCGGCATGCATCATTTCCACCGCGCAGCAGGCCAGACCAAAGGTCATCGGCCACAGCGAACCGGTCTTGGCCCAATTCACCACCGAGTCATAGCTCGTGGTGATGAAGCCTTCCTTCATCACGCCTTCGATCATCGTGTTTCCTTATTGAATGCCGGTCATTCCCAGTCCAGCGCACCCTTTTTCCACTCGTAGGCAAAGCCCACGACCAGGATGGCCAGAAAGATCACGACAGCGGCGAAACCTGCCAGGCCCACTTCCTGGAGCGAGACTGCCCAGGGAAGGAGAAAGGCGATTTCCAAATCAAACAGGATGAACAGGATGGCCACGAGGTAGTAGCGCACGTCGAACTTCATGCGTGCGTCCTCGAAGGCTTCAAAGCCACATTCGTAGGGGGAGTTCTTGGCGGCGTCCGGGCGGTTGGGGCCGAGAAAATAGCCCAATGCCAGAGGCAGGATGCCGATGGTAGCACCTACCAGGATGAACAGAAGAACGGGGAGATACTGATCGAGGTTCATCTGGGGCTCAAACCTTTTACCAAAGGCACGCCCAGCACTGATCACAGCCTGATCATCTGGGCAGGCTTTGTCTATATTATGGTGCCGTCGGCGAGACTCGAACTCGCACAGCTTTCGCCACTACCCCCTCAAGATAGCGTGTCTACCAATTTCACCACGACGGCTTCGTCTCAATCCTTTTTATCGGGAAGCTAGAGGAGTCTTTTGCAAGACTTTGACCTCCCGAACAATCTAAGTATTCTACTCTGAAAAACCCCTAGTAGCAGAGATTTTTCAGATTTTTGAGATTACTTGGTCGGGATCTGCGCCGCGCCTTCGGCCGGTGCCGCAGGAGCAGCGGGTGCCGCGGGCGTTGCCGGCGCAGTGCCTGCGGCAGGCACGGGCACGCTGGCGGCCGGGCCTTCCAGCACGCTGCCCGTGGTGGGCGCGCGGCTGTTGCCGATATAGGCCAGGGCCAGCGTCGCGACGAAGAACACCGCGGCCAGGATGCCGGTCGTGCGCGACAGGAAGTTCGCGCTGCCCGAAGCGCCGAACAGGCTCCCCGAGCTGCCGCCGCCAAAGGACGCGCCCATGTCCGCGCCCTTGCCGTGCTGGATCAGGATCAGGCCGATCATGGCCAGCGCCGTCAACATCTGGATGGCAAGGATCACGCTTGCAAATGCATTCATTTCTTTCAACTCCTAACTAAACAATAAAGCGCGCTGCGTTCAGTCGGCAGCGCCTGTGCCGGCCGCAGCGATGATCTGCAGAAAATCCGCGGCCTTGAGCGAGGCGCCGCCCACCAGGCCGCCGTCGATGTCGGGCTGGGCCAGCAGCTGCGCGGCGTTGGCCGCATTCATGCTGCCGCCGTACAGCAGGGCAATGCCTTCGGCCTGCGTGGTGGCCGCGGCCAGCTGGGCGCGCAGCACGGCATGCACTTCCTGCGCCTGTTCGGGCGTGGCGGTGCGGCCCGTGCCGATGGCCCAGACGGGCTCATAGGCCACGACCAGTTCGGTCACCAGATGGCCGACCG is a genomic window containing:
- the nuoF gene encoding NADH-quinone oxidoreductase subunit NuoF, with the protein product MSQAAQDVLARFASSGNETCFHDRHIEPQIYAGLDGSNWSLKDYVARGGYEALRKVLAQDGGEGLTQDQVIATVKESGLRGRGGAGFPTGLKWSFMPRQFPGQKHLVCNSDEGEPGTCKDRDILMFNPHIVIEGMAIAAYAMGITVGYNYIHGEIFEVYDRFEAALQEAREAGFLGDNIMGSGFSFQLHAHHGFGAYICGEETALLESLEGKKGQPRFKPPFPASFGLYGKPTTINNTETFAAVPWIIRNGGQAYLECGKPNNGGTKIYSVSGDVELPGNYEVPMGTPFSKLLELAGGVRKGRKLKAVIPGGSSSPVLPADVIMQCTMDYDSIAKAGSMLGSGAVIVMDDSRDMVECLLRLSYFYSHESCGQCTPCREGTGWLWRVVHRIQHGQGRPEDIELLDSVSVNIMGRTICALGDAAAMPVRAMIKHFRPEFEAKIQSASKQTASAV
- a CDS encoding NuoB/complex I 20 kDa subunit family protein — protein: MIEGVMKEGFITTSYDSVVNWAKTGSLWPMTFGLACCAVEMMHAAAARYDIGRFGAEVFRASPRQSDLMIVAGTLCNKMAPALRKVYDQMSEPRWVISMGTCANGGGYYHYSYSVVRGCDRIVPVDVYVPGCPPTAEALIYGIIQLQQKIRRTNTIARV
- the nuoG gene encoding NADH-quinone oxidoreductase subunit NuoG gives rise to the protein MVEIELDGQKVEVAEGCMVMHAAEKAGTYIPHFCYHKKLSIAANCRMCLVDVEKAPKPMPACATPVTQGMIVRTKSEKAIKAQQSVMEFLLINHPLDCPICDQGGECQLQDLAVGYGDGSSRYEEEKRVVLNKNVGPLVSMAEMTRCIHCTRCVRFGQEVAGVMELGMIHRGEHSEITTVAGDTIDSELSGNMIDICPVGALTSKPFRYQARTWELSRRKSVSPHDSTGANLIVQVKNHRVMRVLPLENEAVNECWLADRDRFSYEALNSEERLTRPMLKQGGEWREVDWQTALEYVANGLQQIKQDHGANAIGALVSPHSTLEELHLAAQLMRGLGSDNIDHRLRHAEFAPAAGVQWLGTTISSLSQLQSVLVIGSNLRKDHPLFAQRIRQATRKGCQVHAINGQEFDWAMPVAQSVVNAADWAQALADVAAAVAQEKGIDAPVQTAASNEQAQAIAKALLSGERKAILLGNAAAHHAHASSLLALAQWIGAQTGASVGYLTEAANTVGAQWVKAQPQAGGLNAGQMLAAGGLKAALLINTEPAFDSAAGARGLDGAQMVVTLSPFKANMDISDVLLPIAPFSETPGTFVNAEGRIQSFHAVVRPLGDTRPAWKVLRVLANLLGVPGMAYETAQEVLAEIAQGAEQVPADILNNAALAPMAVRREAIAEPVVARIYQLDGIVRRSPPLQATADARADGQARDGGAA
- a CDS encoding NADH-quinone oxidoreductase subunit D, with amino-acid sequence MAEIKNYSLNFGPQHPAAHGVLRLVLELDGEVVQRADPHIGLLHRATEKLAEHKTYIQSLPYMDRLDYVSMMSNEHAYCLAIEKLLGIEVPKRAQYIRVMFAEITRLMNHLMWLGSHGNDCGSSTILIYTFREREDLMDMYEAVSGARMHAAYFRPGGVYRDLPESMAQYKVSKVKNAKAIEALNRNRQGSLLDFIDDFTQRFPKCVDEYETLLTENRIWKQRTVGIGVVTPERALNLGMTGPMLRGSGIAWDLRKSQPYEVYGELDFDVPVGVTGDCYDRYLVRVAEMRESNRIIKQCVDWLRANPGPVITDNHKVAPPSRESMKNNMEELIHHFKLFTEGFHVPEGEAYACVEHPKGEFGIYLVSDGANKPYRLKIRAPGFAHLQTLDEMARGHMIADAVAIIGTMDIVFGEIDR
- the nuoE gene encoding NADH-quinone oxidoreductase subunit NuoE gives rise to the protein MITEATKARFAREVAKYPADQKQSAVMACLSIVQQEQGWVSPESEALIAEYLGMPQIAVHEVTTFYNMYNQQPVGKYKLNVCTNLPCQLRDGYKALHHLESKLGIKMGETTADGLFTLQQSECLGACADSPVMLVNDRNMCSFMSNEKLDELVDGLRAAEGQA
- a CDS encoding NADH-quinone oxidoreductase subunit C, whose amino-acid sequence is MTAIAIQPEKLRDLVAAALGDRARSVTLALGEVTVEVSAAQYLSAMELLKSHPDCRFEQLIDLCGVDYSTYAEVGRDGPRYAAVSHLLSVSLNQRVRVRVFCPDDDFPLVASVSEIWNAANWFEREAFDLFGIVFDGHNDLRRILTDYGFIGHPFRKDFPLSGHVEMRYDPEQRRVVYQPVTIEPREIIPRIIREENYGGLH